A window of Opisthocomus hoazin isolate bOpiHoa1 chromosome 3, bOpiHoa1.hap1, whole genome shotgun sequence genomic DNA:
gtgagggggggctgcaccaccacatcTATACGCTGCAAATGCTTACGTGTTGCGTGTCAGCCTAGATCCACACCAAGTAATGGAATTTTTACATtgagagaccaaaaaaaaaatcgcaGCTTTTTTGCTACCTGCTCTCTTTAACCCCTGTGTTAATATGCAAGTATTGATTGCTTAACGTACAAACGCTGACACCTGAAGTTGTGACATCCCTCCAGGAGACCAACACACCACAGCCCTGAGGACGTATTGGCTTTGATGGCCTGGGCTTCTCATGCAGGAGAGATTTTTTACCAATTCACCTAGGTGCAGAGATCAGTAGCTGCAGCTCAGGAGGACCCACCCTGGGCCATGAGTTAACAGATGGCAAACACACCATGAGAAACTGATGCCCCTCAGGGGGGACTTCAGATACACAAACCTAACTTGTGCTTTGCATACTACTATCCATCACTAAGTTTTagacttttctttctgcttttccgtATTTATGCAGCTGTGGTTATGTGGTATTATTACACtaacaataataaaaagcaattacaaaaacagcaaacaagggaaaaaaagtatttcctacaTCTTTCCACTTCAAAAGCATCGCTGCCAATGTTGCCTAATAACAGCAGATTTCCTTACTAGCTTCTTGGTCATAATCCTTATGCAAATCCAAATGCAAACTACCACTAGCGAGTCCATGTCATTCTGAGAGCTCCAGCAAATCTGGGTCTCAAGAAAAAGCCAGAGGTGAGAAGCAAGCTGACCCAAGGGTGCCGGACCCCGCCACCCCCGCAAGGGGCCAGGCTACGAGCGAGTGTACTGCACCGTGCTGTATTTGGTGACCCTGGAAGACTTGCTCAGCGTGGCACTGGCAGGAGGAGACCCCTCTAAGTTGGAGCCCGCCTGGTTAAGCAGAGAGTCCGCTGCCTGTTCGGCTCTGCTCTGCATCCCTGAGGATGTCACCACCCTTTCATTCACCACCACGTTGTGCCCCGCCACCGAGGAGGGGAGGCTGAgcgagccctgctctgcagcgggTACGAGCACCCTCTCCCGCTCCCTCACCACAACGTACTGGGAGTCAGGGAGATCCTCAACCAGCAGGGCTCCTGGCCCGGTGCCCTCTGACTTCACCATCCTCTCCGTAACCACCACGTTACTTCCGTGCGGTAAATCGGGGATTTCCACCATACCCTGCAAGCTCGATGCGGGTGCCAGCACTCTCTCTGTCACCACTACGTTCTCCTTAAACTGGGGGTCTAGAAAGACAGCGGCCGAGCGGGCAGGAGCCCCCGCGGAGTAGGATGTTTCCGTCACGGTGAAATTGGTCTCCGTGTGGGCTGTGGGAAGGGGCCGGGCGTCGTGCTGCCCAGAGCGGGATGCAAAGGTTGTTTCCGTGAGCACCTCCTTGGACATGGTGCCTTCTCCTGTGCCACCGCCCGCGAGCACTGGTGGGGCGGGCTGGAGGCGGCTGCCCGAGGCAAAGCCTTGTTCGGAGCTGGAAGCATTTTGCTGATCTAAGAACCGCGACTTCGTGTCACTAAGACCGAAACCTGATTCACTCCTGGAGCTGTCTTTCATGTTAATCTGTCTGCCTATGCATATTTCTGCTAGAGTCTTAAATTTGTCTCCTAAATCATCAAGAAAGCGGTCGTCCAGGTCACCCTCAATAAAGCTGCAGCAGCCGATGGAGCCGTGGGGGGAGCCGGACTCTCCCTGGGAATAAACCAGGAGACAGTCGTTCGCAGCTTGGGCTTCATCTTCATCCGCAAAAGAGACAGCTTTCTACAGACAGAAaccaaaagcaagcaaaagttcATTAATGCCAGCTCTAGACTTAATAAATTTGAAAATGAGGAATGCTTGGTCAAAAAGATTAAACTAAGAAAATTTAACTGAACCCACAGAAACCATCAACCCAGCAAGGGCAGTACCTAAaagtgcttttttgctttttctgaagttaGTCTGAACTTGACAGTACACTTGATGAGAAGAAAAATCCAAGATTAAATTGAAAACCTTCAGTACTATCACCACCTGCTGCTATTCCTACCAGGAACTGTGCCATTTGTGATACTGCTCCATCTTCACAAAGagattgcttttatttcagttcaGTGAATGAACTCCACCTGTAACTACATGATTGTGGGAGAGTGCCAAAACCATGCCTGAGAGTATCCTAAGATTTAAACACACATTTAATGAGTACACGCTGACATGTTGTCACCTGCCATGGCCCTTTTCACCAGCGTAGCCTGCAGGATCACACCCAAGGAGCCCAACAGCAAACAAATCACAAAGCTAAATGGCTTGATAAGTGTGGGGACATAGTCCAGCATTTAAATTTTTTGGCTCTATGCAGGCCACTCTGCAACAAGGAGGGCTCACGGGTTCCGACTATAATGCTTCCAGCGCCAGCTCGGTCTCAACGCAGCACCTGCAAtggagctgctgccagtgctAGCACAAATATCCATGTACATGCTTGCACCAGCTCCAGTTCCAGGAGCGAAGACAGCCAAATCCTCTGGGCCTGCTGAACCAGCTTTACCTAATACGGTTGCTGGCTTGTGCTCAGAACCACTTTTATGCCACAACTGAAGTTTTGGAGTGCATATGAGCTCAGACATCTGCGTAATGTGGTATATATCCAGGCCCACACGgactctgtgtgtttgtgtttgaGCCTGGAAGTAGGCACATCACCCGAGATGCTTTTACAAAAATGAGCACACATCTGAAACTATTTGGTTTGGTAACTTGTCtgggtttgtgtgtttttttgtttttttttttttcttttcctgtaatcTGAGCTATTTTAGCCTCCTAAAGTTGTAAAGGTTACTCTACTATGACCTTTATGAAGCCCGCCTGCAGGACTTCAGCAGGCAGCTATGCTAAAAGTATGTCTTAATATTAGGAAGTGCAAAgagtagaaggaaagcagaatttcTACTGTTCTATCTGTTCACCCCGAAGACCAGTAGCTAGAGCACTCAGGAGATACACAAGTGTCTTCAGCTCAAATCCTTCCCTGGCCTGAGATGGTGATGCAAAGCTGCACAGCTGCTTCCCTGCAGAAGCCCATCATCAGCCAGCTCTGGGTGTGAAGATGTTTTATTTGTACAGGTGATGGACAATCTGTACACTCCCAGGCATACAGAAGTAAAACTTCCACTAGTAGCAGCTCACCCGCCTAAGGACTAATGATGTGCATTATGCAAAGAGGAACAGCTGCAGCAAGTAGGAACAGCCTACTGGTCAATAGTTaggtcaccaaaaaaaccccaaaagtcaTAAAGGGGCTTGCAACATGTGCCTCATACACTTCTGATGAACAGCCCTTTACCCAGGCTATGGGCCAAAGAGAGAAGGCCAGCACCATTTACTTATTCAGCTACTTTGAAAATGCAGACCCACCCTCTACTGTTTGACATGTATGGCTTATCTTTCAAAAACCTGCTTCCATTATAAAGTTTGTAGCTGTGACTCATGATGAGTTATAGGCACCTCCCTACAGGCCACTTTAATGTGCTTAAGTCCCTTAAGTCCCTTTATATCGCATAGCCTTTCTCATGGTTTATTCCTGGGCAAGGGGCTCCTCGGTCATTGCTGAATATTCTGGATCCCACTCACAGGTACCTCCCTCCAGAGAAGGGTCCCATTGTGGGAGACCTTGTAAGCACCCAATGCTACAAGACTGAGCACTGTCATGCTCTAAGTCCCACATGTGAGCCTAACCCGAAAAATCCTTAATGCCCCCAactccacacacacacaacactGGCCACTGTATTAGGACTGTTTACATACACGTACCTACTCATCTGTGTTTGCAACAGCACGAACTGCATTTCACAATGCTAAGCGTAAATATCAAAATACTGTTATTTTCAGGTCGTATGCTTACGTCATTGAAGTAGTCTCTTAAAAATTCTTCATTCATGGCTCCTGCCGCTCCCACTGCgactcctcctccagccaccactgTCTTGCCTTCTACACCTGCCATGCCTTCAgcccctccagctgccagggctccaTACTCGGCAGCAGAAAGGAGACGTCTTTGCTCTTCCCATCTTTCCTTGTTAATAGTGCTGTGATGCTCTCTTATGTGAGCGGCAGAGctgcctcctcctgctgcagttCCCTCTCCACTCATTCCCGCTGCTGCCACCGCTGCTGTTGCTGCTCCGACGGTCGCTCCTCTCGTGTGCTCCAGCGCAGTGGGTGGGATGAGGCTTAGCACTGGCTACATAAATAACACAAATGAGGATGCGACATGAAAGCTGCGCTGGCTAGCACATGGAACTCACCAaaccagcagcggggctgggtgggACCTGGGAGGGTGCCGTCTTATGACTTGTTTGAATTTGCACTTACACATGTTGCTGCAAAGCGTAAAGGGCCTCCTGAAATAGGGTGCAGCTTCCACAACTGCGTTCCCAAGGAGGATCATGGAAATGTTTCTATAGATCCATTGTTTTCTCGAAACTCAAAGGGTTGGGAGTgaaagcggggaaaaaaaaaaaccaccaccaaaaaaaggcTTGCAAAACTCTAGGGAGCTCAGCGGTTCCAGGATAGACTGCAGAGCTTTCCCCACACACACGTGGGGGAGTGTGCACTGCCCGCTGCCTCTATGGTGCTGCCTCGCCCTTTCTTCTTCTCTAGTAGTTTGGCTTCCCTGCTAAGTTACTTGATACACCTAAATCAAAGTCTTTTACCTTACTTCTGCTCCTTTGTTACTGTGCAAAAGCATACCAGTGTCATGCCCTTTTTTGGAAAACTGGGTTTTGTAGCATaacaagaaaaagcaaacttcttTTGGCATTCACTGTTCCTTCTGTAGATTTGCACATTTTTcctgcccccttttttttttttaaggatttacTCTGTTTAAGGAGGCAAATACACAGGGAAGTCATTTAAAAtgcaacctgaaactttaaactAGAAGATAAGCTTTATAACCCATTATTTTACTGCTTTACTTGCTCCCAAAGAACATTCCAAGCTTGCAAATGCAAATGCTTCCCTCTTTACAGCATCAATGCTTTTCCCACACTCCTATCTCCTGCTCAGATACCATCAacattttcttgcttgctttcccttTACTTTGGGTTTTAAACAGAATGTCTGGTGTTTCTAGAGCTTCTGGTGGAATTCATCTTCCATGCATCCTTCACTGAGCCTCACAGGgttaattttaattaatgttcATGTGCGGTTAAAATCTGCTGTACATCCCTGAAACGTCAGCCCATAATGTGGAAGAGATGTCAAGTGCCAAACCGAACACTTGGACAGAAATCAAAGAGAAATACTATTAGGTATACGTGCCTTCTCCTCGGGAGCTGCCCCTTCGCTGTTCCACTGACGCAACATTGCTTCACTGCAGTCTGGTATCGTAGCAAATCCCTTCGCTCCCGAGCCGCAGGGACACAGCAGCAGTAACAGTGGAATAACTACGGGGAAACAGCAGTTTGCCATTAGTCATGTGATGATCAGGGCCAAAGCATGCTAACAGCCAGTGCCGAAGTCTGGTCAGCTCTTGTACTGAAAGGTATCTTTACTGAGCAAGTGATCAGTATGAGGGCTGATAAAGACTGAAGACACGTTCCCAAATATTCAAGGTATTTCCTAGAAACACATGCCAGGATGGTTTCCTAGAGAGTAAACTGACAATTAACCCACCAGGGCCTCAGTCCTGCAGAGAACCACGCATGTATATAGCTATACTTCTATCAAAGATCTCATATACCAAAACCAAGCCTTAAATGTCACTGTACAACCTCAGCATTTGTAACTCCTCCTGTTCCTTTACTCCTAGATAACGACATGGCATCACGTAAATTCCACCACACCACTCCTGTGACACCTCTAGAGCGTTGCCCGGGGAACTCAAAGCAACCCAGTTTCAGAAGCAGAGTGTATTCATGTGGCATGAACTTCGTTTTGCCACAGCTAGATTGCTACTAGCACAAGCAATAAAGTATTGCCATTTTAAATGGCGCACCGGTACACTTGGCCATAGCCTGACTACAAGCATTCTTATTTTCAAGCTCCTATTTTGTTTTACCAGAGAACAACATCATGTGCTGCTCAGCACAAGGCACCAGACTTGGGACTGCAGTGAGGGAGAAGAGAGTGGAGAGAGCGCTGCGGTTTGAGTGGAAAGAGTCAGGGTTCATGTGGGGAGGTGCGGGAAACACCAAAAGGATTTCTTACTGCTTCCCCACCTACTATTTACAGTGCCATAAACAAATATTAAAGTTGTACGTGTTAATTTTAAAATGCGCAGCTTGAAATCCTTTGAGGGTGAAATGCTGATGTTACCAAAATTAGCTGGGGATTTGCCATGACTTCACACAGCCTAGGAGTTTACACAGAATATATCAAGATGATAAAATCTGGGGGCCGGACTGCTTCTTTCCTGATGCCTTGCAGACCATATTTACAGTGCTTGTGAGATAATATGAAACAACTACTTACGCAGCAAAAGTAAAAATGCCAAGATGATTAGCACAACCGCTCCTGGTCCCAGACCCACTGACGTAGTGCCAGTAATTTTCTCGTTGCACGCGCCGTCATCTGTACACTCACAAACAGTCAGTTGCAGAGACTGTCGCTCAGCACAGCTGAACCCCTGGAAATCCTCTATTAGGATGGGAACTTCAGTTCTGCCCAGCTTCAGGTTTTGTGGTGCCAGCTGTATGCTGGTGCCTGAGGCAGAAAGGGGGGGCGTTAAAGGAAAGACAAACAAGAAGTTAGTGAAGAGAAAGTTGACACTTGTAAACTACAGGAAATAAAACCTTTACAGCCTCCCAACTAGCCCCCTTCCAGTTAAGTCCAGCCAATGCAATGGAATTAAGTTTAATTACCTGCTGCTACAGTGTATGTGCTCTTATTTTTATCAAGAAATTCATGCTGGTAACAAAGCAGTCATGCTCACTTGCAGTCGCAGATAACTGCAAGAGTCTCGCACCAGCAGAGACTTCTCTTGGAAGACAGCCCAACGGTCTATACGGTACTAAACCTCACATCATCCAGATAGTTAAAGGCTGAATTCACAGATAAACAGCTCCAGCCTTTAGGACATTAATCTGTTGTAGGCCACAGGCAGAGACTGGGGAGCCAACACACCACCTGCTCCTGGGGCTGTGCCACCTCAAGGACACAACTAGGCAAGACATGACCAGATGATGTTCCCAGCTGGGGAACACCACCCTGTTTGGAAAAGCTGTGATCCCTACAATTACTGCTAGTCTGGCTGCAAGCAGGGTGAGGAAAGCTAAGCAGATTCCTTCCTGGACCTAAATCTGGACATTAGGATGACTCTGCTGATTGCTTTGCAGCATTATGCTGTAGGATTAGGGAGGACAGAATAATGAGcctgagaagaaaaaagtgttttctggtgCCTTCAATCTAcctgaaacattttcttcaagcATTTCCTGGGCTTATATGAACCGAAATGTAAGAAGAAAATGCTCACCTCATTTTGAAATACTTATTAAAATTATTCATGATTGCTGACTTATTTTTGTTCCTACCGCCCTAGACAATCTTAGACAGGTTGCattgtatttcttcttttcaaggCCCACTGTGcagacagatttatttttctctgtaagtTAGAACAACTGCAGACAGTAACACAACCACATCTCCAAGCTCAGTTTCAATGAAAAGCATCCTCCATCACTGCATGTTTTTTGCGGGAAGATGGGAATGGCTTGATCCCAGCACCACCTGTGAAATCCTGGGTGTCACATATGACGGTCTTTCATCAAGCCATGCAAAGACAGTCCAACTCAGAAGGCAACAGGCCCCAAAAGACATGACTGTGCTTTTATAGCCATTAGAGAGGAGGGAGCAGAATGCGAGTGTTGTGTCTTCATGCCTGACTCTGTATGTACGGGTTTTCTTGGTCTGGATCAGCCAAACTGTCAGTTTGACTGGAATTAAAAACACTAGGTCTCGAAAGAActgaaagtaattaaaaatattttttcttaccaTTTCTGGATGCAATTATCCAATCTCTTGCTGTCCCTTCTGGCTCATCAATGACAGTAAAGCTAAAAGGATCACTGTTTGGGTAACCATCCAAATCATGAGCTGTAACATCAACTAATTTTGCATCTGCACATATGGTCCGCACAGGGTTCACAATAACTGGGCAGTTATCATTCTCATCTTTAACTTGAATAATGATGGTGCCGGTGGCCGTTTTCTGAGGAACAtctatgattttaaaatatgaaaaattaaattgatttgaaaaatgcaaaattctcatctttaaataaaaaatcttAGTATTTTCCAAAACACAGACATTGCTGAGATAAGCTCCATCAAGAGCTCTTTCAACTTATGGGAGCAGTATTTCATTCCTAATGTTAATAAACATATTCACAAAGTTCTTCTGAAGGTGAACTTTaattattttaactgaaaaaaaaagtatttcctgtgTATGGTTACACAGTAACATGCAGGTTATAAAAGGAGAATTCTAATTAGATACACAAGAAGCGCAGGGAGTCTTTCTTGCTTAGCATTCAAGAAAACTTAGGACCCTGAACTCTGCTGATCAGCATATGGAGATACTGGCAATTTCTACTGTGACAAGGGATGTTCCTATCAGACTTGGCCTTTGCAAAACTTCTACAAAAAGTTCACCTCCATCTAGCCAAGGAAGAGAAATGGGCACTTCGGGAACCCACTCCAAGGTTCCTCCTATTTCAGTACGTGGCCTGTGTCTCCTCCAAACACTGAACCCATGGGAAACTGCACTAGGCGCCTGAGTTTTAGGCAGTTAAAGACAGGGAGGTTAAACCAACTATAGTTGTAGAAAGGCGAACTAAACCCTAAACAAACCAAATAGTGTGAAAACAAAACCCTCTCCACTTACCAGTAGTTATACCCAATATGGTGATAGTGTAGGTACCATTTACTACATAAGATGATTCGTAATCGATTTTTTTGGCAAGTTGGATTTCAGCCGTGACTGAGTCTATTGTGATGCAGTTTGCTGTGTCTCTTCCTTTCACGTATCTGATTAAAATTGCACATAAAGATGTACACATTTATAATGAGGAAAACAAccagcagcagaaaaagcagcttcacgGTATATTTACTCTTCATTTAAAGCAGAGACCAAATCCCTAGGTCTGAGGTCTGACGCTCCTGCCACTGGAATTGGTTCCAATGATAAACCTAACATTATCAACCTACCCTGAGTGCTGAAACCTGCTTTTCCTTCCAGAGCCAGGATTGCAGTGTGGAGGCATTATAAAAAGTAGACTCAGGGAGCGCGACCAGAGCAGCAGAGGTAGCTGTGCTGCCGGTCGTGGTCCTCTTCCCCTCCGTCCCTGCTCCCAGCAAAAGGTGAGCAGCAGCCACCCGGCAGATGCTGTATTACAGGTGTGGGAGAGAGGGGTCCACCGCTGGGTATGCACCTCTGCTGGTCTGCACCATTTGTAAAGCCACGGTGGCGATTCAACAACCTTtgagctgcagagctgtgcttcaAAATCTAaacacgcacacatgcacacgcagACTTCTCTACTTTACACCCTTTCTGTCCAACTGCTAGGTGTTTCTGTATATTTCGTCCTAATGTTTCTGCAGACGATGAAGTCAGACAAGCAAACTGACTCTCAAAAGCAGGCAGGCATGACAAACAGCGTGCAATTTCAGCGTGAACACTCATCCCTCACCATATATGACCAAACAAGTAGGATTCTCAAGTCAGCTATTCTCCGCATAAATGATGACGTTGTTTTAGGTGTGAATTACGCGTAGTAGAAAAGGATTGgctctgaaattatttcagttcaATATACACATTTTTATACCGAGATGTGATTTCTGACATACTCATTTATGATGGTTATGAAAAGATTCTTACATAatgctctgtgctggttttccaGTGTCTTCATCATAGGCTTGATACTGTCCAATAACCTGCCTTATCTCCAGTTTTTCACTTGCTTGAATAATTTTTGTGCCACCAGGGAATACAACACCTTCCCGCACATTAATCACATTAATTTTGATTGGGATTGTTTGTACTTTATAACTCTGTTTAATTGACTTGTGGAATTCTGCTTTGTTTGTAACAACAATGCCCAAGTtctggatttgggttttttcataATCTAGTGCctagagcaattaaaaaaaaaagaaacaaaaaccaaaacactcagaACTTGAAAGAATCTGGTATATAGACAACATTCAcacatttaatatttaaataatactACTTAAATAATACTATAGCATCACTATTTAAATAATAAGgttcatttatttaaatattgtttaaATTATAGATATTCTATCCTTTAAATATTATTCAAATAATAAGGATGCTTCAGTGCAAAGAACTGTTGGTTAACATGTTACTCACAATACATAATGTTTTAACTCTTTAAAACTACAGAAGGAAGATTACTCTTCTTATTTTTAATGGACGACATCATAGGTATGTCTTTGTATTATTGAATTTAAACTATAAGGTTGGTGCAATGAGTCctacccacatattctgtctttACTTTCAGTGAATCAGTGCTCAACATTACTTGGCTCttccaattttttctttttttaaaccaattcATTTTCTGAATAACACTTACTGATTTTTTGCAAGTATTAGCTTTCAGATAaggaaatcagaggaaaaaaaaaaaagaaaagaaaaaaggtactTGGGGCACTATGCATCTTCAGTTCTTGTGGACTAAAGGGTagtgaaattcataaaacagaaatttccatttatggaaaacattttcataacTTCAATTTATGGAAATTCATTAAACAGTTTGTAGCCCATGGTTCATGGAGTAGGTGTTGCTTGCAGTGTTATCTGTGGTCACGGGAAATAAAGAAATCTAAAGTAAGGCCAGCAAGGAGAGCAAAAATATGGGAAAGTCTACAGCACATGTGTTAGCACTGCTGCCCAATGACAGGGAAAGGCTGGGGACTTCTGTCCCACTAGATATATCTGAGATCACACAGATTGCAAATGGTAAACCTggataaaattattattttgcacaAAATTACTGAATACACCAACAACGAATATGCCAAAGGAGGAGTGTCCACTATGTAAATTTACAGTTTATATACCGACTACAAATAATTTGTATGTCAACTTAAAAGGAACAAATTATTCTAACATCTAAAGAAGACTCTCTAAAGAATATACTAACCTTCACAAGAGTCAAAATTCCTTCATTTGTTTGTCTATCTGTTACTATACGAAAAAAGCCACCTTCATTACCAGAAACAAATGTAAAGTTTGCCAGCCAGTTATCAGAAAACTCTTCATCTTTGTCAAATACTTTTATTCTCATAATTTCCacatttgctctgttttcttcaaTGCTTCCTTCAAACTGCAAATGAGAAACACCCTTCTTTAAAAAGATGTCATGATTTACCTCTTTTCACCAATGCAAGAAGGTTTGCACAACCTCATGTTAAGCAATGGGATACTGGTAGGTGTAGGAACATGCCAAATATTGTGACAAAGGTACTTACTGAACGACTTTCAACCACAGGCGGATTGTCATTGACATCCAAAATCGTGATTTCTAAAGAACATGTTGCAGCATTCCCACCTAATTCACCACCACGGTCTTTTCCTTCCACCACCAAAGAATAGCTACTTTGTGTCTGCCACaataagaaaaaagtatttaaaccAGGCCAGAAATTCCTCCTTCCCTGTATTATCTTTCCTAGATTTTGGTAGTCGGTCTCATGGCCAACTACTACGTCTCTCTGGCTAGTAGCAAAATCTCATGCACAACTACCTTGACAGGCTCTGCTGGAGTAAAACTGAGGCTCTGAAAAGGGTTTAGGGCTTTTGCATCTCCCCCCCAGAGTCAGACTGTATATACATGGCAAATAAAAAAGTTTCAGTGGCCATAAACGGGGACAGAAGCCATGACACCTGTCTGCAAGTCTGGATGGGGCTAGAGGCAGAGGTGTTGCCCTCAGCCGCAGAGCTAACATCCAGACCACCATTTGCTGGCCAGCGAAAATTCATGCAAGCACAGGTAAAGTTGCTGGTAATATGGGGCTTTCAATGCTGTTTCACAGCAGCATCCATCCTAACTCTCTGCACCTCGATTTTCACAGCAGGCTACCAAAATCTAGATGCAATCAGCAGCTTTGCAGATGGTGACCTAGGTTGTCTTTGCCATATGATCTCCAGCACAAAGAAATGAACCCTTGCTTCATGCAGCTGCTGCCTTGGCTGCACAGGAGGGACAGAAAGCAACAGCCATCGGGCTGGTGCTGCGCCAGGGAGGTGACAGGGGGAATACAACCTcgaccccaccaccacctccacgcCCTAGTCCCTGGAAAACAGGCGTCAGCCAGACAAGGCTGTAACAGTGAGGGAGGCGAAGGAAGGTAAGCCCAGCAAGCATGGCTGAAGGTAATACAACAGGCATCAGAAGACTCCTATTAACAGATTAAGaatgggagggttttttttacctCTCTGTCAAGGTTTATTTTTGCTACTCGAACCTCGCCAGTATCCTTGTTCA
This region includes:
- the LOC104329171 gene encoding desmoglein-2, whose amino-acid sequence is MSRGPAAAVRLLALLLICLNYGNGLHVKVYNRNGRSGVLSHANSLVRQKREWTVPPAFIREEEDNSYKNPIARIHSDLEDTGIVVTYTISGQGVTEPPYGLFVINGKTGDLNVTGRVDREKTPMLFLRGHALDKTGAKLEEPIDLPIKILDINDNPPVFTHEVFVGSIEELSETGTIVMRVNATDADEPNNLNSKIAFKIISQSPSAAFDMNKDTGEVRVAKINLDRETQSSYSLVVEGKDRGGELGGNAATCSLEITILDVNDNPPVVESRSFEGSIEENRANVEIMRIKVFDKDEEFSDNWLANFTFVSGNEGGFFRIVTDRQTNEGILTLVKALDYEKTQIQNLGIVVTNKAEFHKSIKQSYKVQTIPIKINVINVREGVVFPGGTKIIQASEKLEIRQVIGQYQAYDEDTGKPAQSIIYVKGRDTANCITIDSVTAEIQLAKKIDYESSYVVNGTYTITILGITTDVPQKTATGTIIIQVKDENDNCPVIVNPVRTICADAKLVDVTAHDLDGYPNSDPFSFTVIDEPEGTARDWIIASRNGTSIQLAPQNLKLGRTEVPILIEDFQGFSCAERQSLQLTVCECTDDGACNEKITGTTSVGLGPGAVVLIILAFLLLLLIPLLLLLCPCGSGAKGFATIPDCSEAMLRQWNSEGAAPEEKPVLSLIPPTALEHTRGATVGAATAAVAAAGMSGEGTAAGGGSSAAHIREHHSTINKERWEEQRRLLSAAEYGALAAGGAEGMAGVEGKTVVAGGGVAVGAAGAMNEEFLRDYFNDKAVSFADEDEAQAANDCLLVYSQGESGSPHGSIGCCSFIEGDLDDRFLDDLGDKFKTLAEICIGRQINMKDSSRSESGFGLSDTKSRFLDQQNASSSEQGFASGSRLQPAPPVLAGGGTGEGTMSKEVLTETTFASRSGQHDARPLPTAHTETNFTVTETSYSAGAPARSAAVFLDPQFKENVVVTERVLAPASSLQGMVEIPDLPHGSNVVVTERMVKSEGTGPGALLVEDLPDSQYVVVRERERVLVPAAEQGSLSLPSSVAGHNVVVNERVVTSSGMQSRAEQAADSLLNQAGSNLEGSPPASATLSKSSRVTKYSTVQYTRS